The Celeribacter marinus genome window below encodes:
- the grxC gene encoding glutaredoxin 3: MQPVTLYTTPICPFCIAAKRLLDAKGVNYTDIDVMRDPSRRAEMMQKAHGRHTVPQIFVGDEHIGGCDELHALERAGKLDALLAG, encoded by the coding sequence ATGCAGCCGGTCACTCTCTACACGACACCTATTTGCCCGTTTTGTATCGCTGCAAAGCGATTACTGGACGCTAAGGGCGTCAATTACACGGATATTGACGTCATGCGCGATCCGTCCCGCCGTGCCGAAATGATGCAAAAGGCTCACGGCCGTCACACGGTCCCACAGATTTTTGTCGGAGATGAGCATATTGGCGGATGTGATGAGCTTCATGCATTGGAGCGTGCCGGTAAGCTTGATGCGCTTTTGGCGGGCTGA
- a CDS encoding carbon-nitrogen hydrolase family protein, whose product MTRAALITLNSCDDPVSNLTETVSLLHDAADGGADFILTPEVTNCISTNREHQDAVLYREADDITLAVICDFAALRQVWVLVGSLALKTDDVDGRFANRSFLISPLGKIAVRYDKAHMFDVAVSETETYLESAGYRPGNRLALGRTPFGVIGMSVCYDLRFAYLYRSLAQAGADILTVPSAFSAVTGAAHWEVLLRARAIETGSFVFAPAQTGAHREKHATKRQTYGHSLVVSPWGDVVFDGGVEVGVGFVDFDLRAVHDARSRIPSLLHDRVLEAPQ is encoded by the coding sequence ATGACCCGCGCCGCACTGATTACTCTCAATTCATGTGACGACCCTGTTTCCAATCTAACAGAAACAGTGTCGTTGTTGCATGATGCGGCTGACGGTGGTGCGGACTTCATACTGACGCCAGAGGTGACGAATTGCATCTCCACCAATCGCGAGCATCAAGACGCTGTTTTGTACCGCGAGGCGGATGACATCACGCTCGCCGTCATTTGCGATTTTGCGGCTTTGCGTCAGGTGTGGGTTTTAGTCGGGTCATTGGCGCTAAAAACGGATGATGTTGATGGACGTTTTGCCAATCGGTCTTTTCTAATTTCCCCTTTGGGTAAAATCGCTGTGCGATACGACAAGGCGCATATGTTTGATGTCGCCGTGAGCGAAACCGAAACCTATCTAGAATCTGCAGGGTACAGGCCGGGGAATAGGTTGGCTTTGGGCCGGACGCCTTTCGGCGTGATCGGAATGAGTGTCTGTTATGATCTACGCTTTGCGTATCTCTACCGATCGTTGGCTCAGGCTGGTGCGGATATTTTGACGGTCCCGTCTGCGTTTTCTGCGGTTACGGGGGCCGCGCATTGGGAAGTTTTATTGCGTGCACGCGCCATTGAGACGGGATCATTCGTATTTGCACCTGCACAAACGGGTGCGCACCGCGAAAAACATGCGACAAAACGCCAAACTTACGGTCATTCCCTTGTTGTTTCTCCGTGGGGTGACGTAGTGTTCGATGGGGGCGTTGAGGTTGGCGTCGGGTTCGTTGATTTCGACCTACGCGCGGTACATGATGCACGATCACGTATTCCGTCACTGTTGCATGATCGGGTTTTAGAGGCGCCACAATGA
- a CDS encoding MarR family winged helix-turn-helix transcriptional regulator: MSENITNDSLAVALFSEIFMADQLARNRLTKALPKGMEISHFSVLNHLAGAGDERSPAQLARAFHLTRGAMTNTLNKLEWAGHIHVRPDWDDARRKFVSISPSGRAAREAALSAIAPILSDVVDAIGHDKVKGALPVLREMRVRLENDG; encoded by the coding sequence ATGAGTGAAAATATTACAAATGACTCGTTAGCTGTTGCCCTATTTTCTGAAATTTTTATGGCGGATCAATTGGCGCGAAACCGTCTAACAAAGGCGTTGCCAAAGGGCATGGAGATCAGCCATTTCTCCGTCCTCAACCATCTTGCAGGGGCCGGCGATGAGCGATCCCCCGCACAGCTTGCGCGAGCGTTTCATCTAACGCGCGGTGCCATGACCAACACCCTCAACAAGCTGGAGTGGGCTGGCCACATACACGTTCGGCCCGATTGGGATGATGCGCGTCGAAAGTTTGTGTCGATCTCACCATCAGGGCGCGCCGCGCGCGAAGCTGCATTATCTGCCATCGCGCCAATCTTGAGTGATGTGGTCGATGCGATTGGTCACGACAAAGTCAAAGGGGCGCTTCCGGTGCTGCGTGAAATGCGTGTACGCCTTGAAAATGATGGGTAG
- the ubiG gene encoding bifunctional 2-polyprenyl-6-hydroxyphenol methylase/3-demethylubiquinol 3-O-methyltransferase UbiG, whose translation MQMHQSTIDPQEVAKFEAMAAEWWDPNGKFKPLHMLNPTRLDYITSQIAAEFGRDLSSPAPFDGLRILDIGCGGGLLSEPMARLGATVVGADAAERNIPVAQVHAENAGLDINYRFTTAEDLAAAGETFDVALNMEVVEHVADPQNYLNACQTLLKTGGLMICSTINRNPKSYMMAIVGAEIVMRWLPKGTHDWKKFITPDELFELIETAGLRPVDRKGFVFNPALWKWSLSDRDLSVNYVTASTKVA comes from the coding sequence ATGCAAATGCATCAGTCCACAATCGATCCCCAAGAGGTCGCAAAATTTGAGGCGATGGCTGCCGAATGGTGGGATCCCAATGGCAAATTCAAGCCACTTCATATGCTCAACCCAACCCGTCTCGACTACATCACATCCCAGATCGCCGCGGAATTTGGGCGTGATCTATCATCCCCAGCCCCCTTTGACGGATTGCGTATTCTCGATATCGGCTGTGGCGGCGGGCTTTTGTCCGAACCCATGGCGCGCCTTGGCGCAACAGTTGTGGGCGCGGACGCTGCCGAACGTAATATTCCCGTGGCACAAGTTCATGCTGAAAACGCTGGCCTCGACATAAATTACCGCTTCACCACCGCCGAAGATTTGGCGGCGGCCGGAGAAACGTTTGATGTCGCATTGAACATGGAAGTGGTCGAACACGTCGCCGACCCGCAAAACTACCTAAATGCGTGCCAAACCCTACTCAAGACTGGTGGGTTGATGATTTGCTCAACCATAAACCGCAATCCAAAGTCATATATGATGGCGATTGTTGGTGCCGAAATTGTGATGCGCTGGCTACCCAAAGGCACGCATGACTGGAAGAAGTTCATCACGCCAGACGAGCTATTCGAATTGATTGAAACGGCAGGCTTGCGTCCTGTTGATCGCAAAGGATTCGTATTCAACCCCGCACTTTGGAAATGGTCCTTGTCTGACCGCGACCTGTCCGTGAATTATGTGACGGCATCTACAAAGGTGGCCTGA
- the pip gene encoding prolyl aminopeptidase, translating into MDKVSDQKSAFSYLYPQIVPNDHIMLAVGDGHEIYVEECGNPEGIPVVVLHGGPGGGCSPYMRRFFNPQLYRIILFDQRGCGRSKPFASVEANTTWHLVRDIEAIRTHFGIERWMVFGGSWGATLALAYAQTHPNRAIHLILRGVFLATQDELNWFYGGGAGRFWPELWANFVDAIPHTERNDLISAYHRRLFSGNRAEEIKFARAWSVWESALAAIGSNGVTGDPPADYTRAFARLENHYFKNNAFFECDGQLLQGATALAEVSGTIVQGRFDMICPPMSAFKLQKVWPRAKLHMIGQAGHALSEPGITRALVQVMDGLARPLR; encoded by the coding sequence ATGGACAAGGTCTCAGACCAAAAGAGCGCATTCAGTTATCTCTACCCGCAAATCGTCCCCAATGACCATATCATGTTGGCGGTCGGGGATGGACATGAGATCTATGTCGAAGAGTGTGGAAATCCAGAGGGCATTCCAGTTGTGGTCCTACATGGCGGACCGGGCGGAGGGTGTAGTCCCTATATGAGGCGGTTTTTTAACCCCCAGCTTTACCGCATTATTTTGTTTGACCAACGCGGGTGTGGGCGATCAAAACCCTTTGCATCGGTTGAGGCGAACACCACTTGGCATCTTGTGCGCGACATCGAAGCGATCCGAACGCACTTTGGGATAGAGCGTTGGATGGTGTTTGGGGGGAGTTGGGGTGCGACACTTGCGCTGGCCTATGCTCAAACCCATCCTAATCGTGCAATCCATTTGATCCTGCGCGGAGTTTTTCTTGCAACCCAAGATGAACTAAATTGGTTTTACGGTGGCGGTGCAGGCCGGTTCTGGCCTGAGCTTTGGGCGAATTTTGTCGATGCAATACCACACACTGAGCGCAATGATCTCATTTCCGCATATCATCGGCGGTTGTTTTCTGGAAACCGTGCGGAAGAGATTAAATTTGCACGTGCATGGTCGGTCTGGGAGAGTGCGCTGGCTGCAATCGGGTCGAATGGGGTGACGGGCGATCCACCCGCAGACTACACGCGAGCATTTGCGCGCCTCGAAAACCACTATTTCAAAAACAATGCCTTTTTTGAGTGCGATGGGCAGTTGCTACAGGGTGCCACCGCACTTGCCGAGGTGTCGGGCACGATTGTACAGGGGCGGTTCGATATGATCTGCCCACCGATGTCGGCGTTCAAACTGCAAAAGGTCTGGCCACGCGCCAAGTTGCATATGATTGGCCAAGCGGGGCATGCGCTATCCGAACCTGGGATTACGCGCGCTTTGGTTCAGGTGATGGATGGTTTGGCGCGGCCCTTGCGTTAG
- the rimP gene encoding ribosome maturation factor RimP has product MNSDLIAKAAIDRRLAEIITPVLEGMGFELVRVRLMSSTKSKTLQIMAQRPDGGIEVDECAQISTAVSAVLDVEDPIEDEYTLEVSSPGIDRPLTRLKDFAAFEGYEVKIETTEMIDGRRRFKGALAGVEGEDVLLAIEENGEELTIGLKFDWLSDAKLVLTDELIREMLRQRKDAGAIDETNFDEIQTEDGSTED; this is encoded by the coding sequence ATGAATTCCGACCTCATTGCGAAAGCAGCGATAGACCGCCGTCTGGCCGAGATTATAACCCCTGTCCTTGAGGGTATGGGGTTTGAACTTGTGCGCGTCCGTTTGATGTCGTCAACGAAGTCAAAGACGCTTCAGATTATGGCGCAGCGCCCTGATGGTGGGATTGAGGTTGATGAGTGCGCCCAGATCTCCACAGCGGTATCTGCCGTTCTCGATGTTGAGGATCCGATTGAGGACGAATACACGCTCGAAGTGTCGTCCCCCGGCATTGACCGCCCACTGACGCGCTTGAAAGATTTTGCTGCGTTCGAGGGCTACGAAGTTAAGATAGAGACGACCGAAATGATTGATGGCCGTCGTCGCTTTAAAGGGGCGCTTGCGGGCGTTGAGGGGGAAGACGTCCTTCTCGCTATTGAAGAGAATGGCGAAGAGCTCACCATCGGACTGAAATTTGATTGGCTCTCGGACGCGAAGCTTGTGCTGACCGACGAATTGATCCGCGAAATGCTGCGCCAGCGCAAAGATGCCGGTGCAATTGATGAAACCAATTTTGACGAAATCCAAACCGAAGACGGTTCCACAGAGGATTAA